The nucleotide window CAGGCTTTCCTGGAAAACTTGGTTTCACAAAATGCACCACCTCTGTGGCCGCGCCGAGGAGGCCGAGTGCACGACCTGCGGGGGTCGGCGGCAGGTCACGAGGTCTAGGCTGCGCCTCCCTCCGCTCAGCACCTCGGCCTCGCGGGCTCCCTCCCTCCCGCAGGCGTAACCGACCCTGGACAGCAAAAGAGGAAGGAAGCGGTTCCCCGGTCCCACCCCCGGGCCGCCTTTCTCCGGTGCCCGCCTCCTCTCGCGCCGCCACCGAGGCTTCGGGAGGGTCTCACGCCGCCTGCCAGCGCCAGGGGGTGAGCCCGGCCCTCACCCTGGAAGGCAAGCGTCTGGGCCGCCGCGATTGAGGGCTGGGGCGTAGCTGGGAGGGAATATTTCGGGCCGAGACGTGGGGTGTGCGGAGAGAAGCATCCGGAGCCGCGGGGTGGGCCGCGGAGGGGAAATCCAGGAACCCTGGAGGGGCGCAGGAGCGGACGGAGGTGCCGCAGGAGGCGCCCGGGGCCTGGCCGGGCCGGTCGGGCCGGCGACGCGGTGGAGGGGAGGGACCCAGCGGCGCCAGGTTGGGTCGTCGGGTCCGCCCTCCTCACCCTGGAACCTCGCCGGGAGGGGAGCGGCGGGGAGGAGAGCAGGACCCGCGCGTCCTCAGATCCCGGGACCGCCCTCTCGCGCTCCAGGGCGGGGGGCAAGCGCCTAAGAAGGCTGGAGCCGCTGCAGCAGCATGAGAGCGGGCGCCGGCGCTCCACGCTCGCGGCCgcgcggcgggcggcggcggcggcggcggctctgCCCGCGCTCGCCATGCGCGCGCGCTGGGGCCGGCGGGGCGCCCGGCGCGGAGGTCCGGGGCTGCCCGGCACCCACTTGGCGCTGCTGGCCGCCAGCCTGCTGTCCACCGCCGTGGCCATCTACGTTTGCTGGAAGCAGCTGCCGCCTCTGCCCTGGGCGTCCCCCAGCCCGCCGCGGCCGGTGAACGTGCTGCTGTGGTGGGAGCCCTTCAGGGGCCGACACAACCCCCGCAGGCCGCCCCCCGACTGCCAGCGGCGCTTCAACATCAGCGGCTGCGTCCTGCACACGGATCGCGCGGCCTACGAGGAGGCCCAGGCGGTGCTCTTCCACCACCGAGACCTGGTGAAGGGACCCCCGGACTGGCCCCCGCCCTGGGGCGTCCAGATGCCCCCGGTGGAGGAGCGGGAAGGGCTGGTGATGGACGACGAGGGGCAAGAGGCTGAGGCCGAAACCTCGGCCGCCCTGGGCCCCCGGCCCCCGGGCCAGCGCTGGGTGTGGATGAACTTCGAGTCGCCCTCCCACTCCCCAGGGTTGCAGGGCCTGTCAGGTAACATCTTCAACTGGACGCTCTCCTACAGGGCCGACTCGGACATCTTCGTGCCTTACGGCTACCTCTACCCCAGGACCCATCCCAGCGAGCAGCCGCCGGGGCTGGTCCCACCGCTGGCCCGGAAGCAGGGGCTGGTGGCCTGGGTGGTGAGCAACTGGGATGAGCGCCAGGCGCGCGTGCGCTACTACCGCCAGCTGAGTCAATACGTGACCGTGGACGTGTTCGGCAAGGGCGGGCCCGGGCAGCCGCTGCCCGACGCAGAGCTCGTGCACACGGTGGCTCGCTACAAGTTCTACCTGGCCTTCGAGAACTCGCAGCACCTGGATTATATCACCGAGAAGCTGTGGCGCAACGCCTTCCTGGCCGGGGCCGTGCCGGTCGTGCTGGGCCCCAACCGTACCAATTACGAGCGCTTCGTGCCCTCCAATGCCTTCATCCACGTGGACGActtcccttctgcctcctccctggcCGCCCACCTGCAGTTCCTGGACCGCAACCCGACTGTCTATCGCGGCTACTTCAGGTGGCGCCGGAGCCATGCCGTGCATGTCACCTCCTTCTGGGATGAGCCCTGGTGCCTGGCCTGCCAGGCTGTGCAGAAGGCTGGGAACCAACGCAAGAGCGTCCCCAACTTGGCTGGCTGGTTTCAACAGTGAGGTCATTGTCCCCCTGGGTGTGACCCTGGAAGCCATGTCTGGATGCTCTGCGGTGCCTCTCCTTGACGGCCAAGTCGTGGGACTGCATTTCCTAAATACCCGTTTTTAATCTATGGGAACAAATTGATTTACCAATTAATGTCATTCAACACAAAGACTGGGTGGGAAGTATCCTGGGTGCTCATGGCTTTTGCATAACTCGCGGTTGTCCGAGGGCATCCGAGCTCAGGGATGAAGAAGGGGACGTTTCCTCCTCATTTTAAGGTGAGGAAACAGCTTACCTACAAGAAACCATGGTCTGTGGCTCTGAATTTCCTCATCAGCCACAGGCTATATTTGTGACCTGTGCTGAGTCCAAATTTCACAGACTCCTCCAGTCACATGTCCCTGGGCCAAATGCTGCAAAACCCTGGTTTTAGAAAGAGCCTTGTTGCAGGATAGTGAAGGGACTGTGGCCACCAGGGTCTTACTCTTTGTACCTGGATTCCTCAAAGCCTCATCACCTAAGAAAGGTGAGGAGGGTGATCCAAGACTCCATTGACTTCAGTAACAACTACTGTTGTTTGTTCCCCTGCTTTATGAATGGAAACAAGATGCTGGATTGTCCTTGGAGAAGAGGGAGAGTGAATATTTGGTGTACCTCGCTTTATACAAATGTATTCCTGAAAGGCCGCTTTTTAATCAAATCCACTGTTATAAGAGAGCGCAGTGTTTATGGAACCCTGTGGAGAATCCCTTTACAATGTGAATAATCATCTCCTGATTTCTTCTGTATCCGTTTTTCTATAACctgggtttttaaaaaagcataattatagatgtgaaaataaagcagaagcaacctTCTTCTCCCTTCATCCCAGAAATCCAGCCTGTGTTTACATAGAAAAGGAAGCCATACTGTCATTTTCcacagaattatttatttttgtgtctttaCGGGAGCTGAAATTTAAACCCAGAAAGTCAGTCCTCCAGGGGTGCTGGCATTACCCCTCTGCAGAACAGAGAGTGAGATTGCACTGTATTATGGAAtcatgcaaaaggaaaaaagtctggTGGCTGTTAATGGCAGTTTTTGACTCTTGTCAGTTTGAAGTTAAATGGTTGCTAGGGAATAGAACTAAATCTGTGCCTGCAGTAAAACTTTATCTTTTGTTACAAAAATCTGCAATTCTGCCTGGGGCCACCGGATTTCTGGTCTGCCCAGTAGTACGTTCGTGGacgtgcttagttgctccgtcatgtctgactctttgtgaccctatggactgtagcctgccaggctt belongs to Bos indicus x Bos taurus breed Angus x Brahman F1 hybrid chromosome 15, Bos_hybrid_MaternalHap_v2.0, whole genome shotgun sequence and includes:
- the FUT4 gene encoding alpha-(1,3)-fucosyltransferase 4, whose product is MRARWGRRGARRGGPGLPGTHLALLAASLLSTAVAIYVCWKQLPPLPWASPSPPRPVNVLLWWEPFRGRHNPRRPPPDCQRRFNISGCVLHTDRAAYEEAQAVLFHHRDLVKGPPDWPPPWGVQMPPVEEREGLVMDDEGQEAEAETSAALGPRPPGQRWVWMNFESPSHSPGLQGLSGNIFNWTLSYRADSDIFVPYGYLYPRTHPSEQPPGLVPPLARKQGLVAWVVSNWDERQARVRYYRQLSQYVTVDVFGKGGPGQPLPDAELVHTVARYKFYLAFENSQHLDYITEKLWRNAFLAGAVPVVLGPNRTNYERFVPSNAFIHVDDFPSASSLAAHLQFLDRNPTVYRGYFRWRRSHAVHVTSFWDEPWCLACQAVQKAGNQRKSVPNLAGWFQQ